One part of the Granulicella arctica genome encodes these proteins:
- a CDS encoding bifunctional helix-turn-helix transcriptional regulator/GNAT family N-acetyltransferase, with amino-acid sequence MVLKSIQEEKQISAVREFNRFYTARLGLLRKRHLGGDLSLTEARILYEIGASPRLTASLLRETLGLNAGYISRSLTLLTKRKLVRQTLSKQDGREKLLTLSAAGESSLAWLNEQSALQIQVLLAHVHSKDREALVEALSKVRSILSEPEGPSIRIVRLSESNDDALRLLEEYYVAVSVVQRDTPEAIQRIIDAPGSGMWLAYLDEKAVGCVVLRELGSVRFAGECKRLYVQPVARGHHIADRLLDAQEDFARSKHLRWIYLDSYDDLKAAIALYRKRGYVSCERYNDNPQATVFLRKDIGLGS; translated from the coding sequence ATGGTGCTCAAAAGCATTCAGGAAGAGAAACAAATCTCTGCGGTGCGGGAGTTTAATCGCTTCTACACGGCGCGGCTAGGCTTGTTGCGCAAGCGGCACCTTGGCGGGGATCTTTCGCTTACAGAAGCGCGCATCTTGTATGAGATCGGAGCGAGCCCCCGGCTGACGGCCTCCTTATTACGCGAGACGCTTGGTCTGAATGCCGGATACATCAGCCGCAGCCTTACGCTGTTGACCAAGCGAAAGCTGGTGCGCCAGACGTTATCGAAGCAGGACGGTCGTGAGAAGTTGCTTACACTCTCGGCTGCGGGAGAGAGCTCCTTGGCGTGGCTGAACGAACAATCAGCACTCCAGATACAAGTGCTGCTGGCTCACGTCCATTCCAAGGATCGCGAGGCGCTGGTTGAAGCGCTTTCGAAGGTTCGCTCCATTCTGAGCGAACCTGAAGGACCCTCCATTCGAATCGTTCGCTTGTCTGAGTCCAACGACGACGCGCTTCGCTTGCTAGAGGAGTATTACGTGGCGGTCAGCGTTGTCCAACGGGATACTCCTGAAGCGATCCAAAGGATTATCGATGCTCCCGGTTCGGGGATGTGGCTTGCTTATCTGGATGAAAAGGCCGTTGGGTGTGTTGTCTTGCGAGAGCTTGGCTCGGTTCGGTTTGCCGGGGAGTGTAAGCGTCTCTATGTTCAGCCTGTAGCCCGTGGGCATCACATTGCTGACAGGCTGCTGGACGCGCAGGAGGATTTCGCTCGGAGCAAGCATCTGCGTTGGATCTACCTTGATAGCTATGACGATCTGAAGGCCGCCATAGCTCTCTATAGGAAACGTGGGTATGTTTCGTGCGAACGCTATAACGATAATCCCCAGGCAACGGTGTTTCTTCGCAAGGATATTGGGCTTGGGTCTTGA
- a CDS encoding glycerophosphodiester phosphodiesterase family protein — MKRYCLWLAMGLLGVGVLSASAQQEQGMNPFLGLMTKAGAHAKAHGVKVAPVLSPYDGTLLGENPAVNVAELHKAGFRVIPWTTDTPEKMKALIALRVDGIISDYPDMLQAVLKEEKAAHPDEAAYFASFDVSAHRGGRGLRPENTLPSFEDGLDHLSTTLETDTGVTTDHVSLIWHDQFLNPQSCRKADGSAYTLENKVYTRDISSVEAQKMFICDKLHFGAQQTNDLALSPVAVEFAKQEHLISPYVPTYVEQLFRFVRFYAHYYKDGVGKGTPGAEARWRNAETVRFNLETKILPELSPAEAKAAGEPDGNHTVGPELFVKTLCGAIKRNHMEGRSEVQSFDFRTLILVEEQYPEIPTYYLTGPAKTLSSELVPVSLRQAAAAN, encoded by the coding sequence ATGAAGCGTTACTGCCTTTGGCTTGCGATGGGTTTGCTGGGTGTGGGTGTTTTGAGCGCGTCGGCGCAGCAGGAGCAAGGGATGAATCCGTTTCTTGGCTTGATGACGAAGGCTGGCGCGCATGCGAAGGCGCATGGGGTGAAGGTGGCTCCGGTGTTGTCGCCGTATGATGGGACGCTGCTGGGGGAGAATCCGGCGGTGAATGTGGCGGAGCTGCATAAGGCTGGGTTTCGCGTGATTCCGTGGACGACGGATACGCCGGAGAAGATGAAGGCGTTGATTGCGCTGCGGGTGGATGGCATCATCTCGGATTACCCGGATATGTTGCAGGCGGTGCTGAAGGAAGAGAAGGCGGCACATCCGGATGAGGCTGCTTACTTTGCGAGCTTCGATGTGTCGGCGCATCGCGGGGGGCGCGGGTTGCGGCCGGAGAATACGCTACCGTCGTTCGAGGATGGGCTGGATCATCTGTCGACGACGCTGGAGACGGATACGGGGGTGACGACGGATCATGTTTCGCTGATCTGGCATGACCAGTTTCTGAATCCGCAGTCGTGCCGGAAGGCGGATGGGTCGGCGTACACGCTGGAGAACAAGGTGTACACGCGGGATATCTCGTCAGTGGAGGCGCAGAAGATGTTCATCTGCGACAAGCTGCACTTTGGGGCGCAGCAGACGAACGATCTGGCGTTGTCGCCGGTGGCGGTGGAGTTTGCGAAGCAGGAGCACCTGATCAGTCCGTATGTGCCGACGTATGTGGAGCAGTTGTTCCGGTTCGTGCGGTTCTACGCGCACTACTACAAGGATGGTGTGGGCAAGGGTACGCCGGGTGCCGAGGCTCGGTGGCGGAACGCGGAGACGGTGCGGTTCAACCTGGAGACGAAGATTCTGCCGGAGCTTTCTCCGGCTGAGGCGAAGGCTGCCGGGGAGCCGGATGGCAACCATACGGTGGGGCCGGAGCTGTTTGTGAAGACGCTGTGCGGAGCGATCAAGCGGAACCACATGGAGGGGCGGTCGGAGGTGCAGAGCTTCGATTTTCGGACGTTGATCCTGGTGGAGGAGCAGTATCCGGAGATTCCGACGTACTATCTGACGGGGCCTGCGAAGACGCTGAGTTCGGAGCTGGTTCCGGTGTCGCTGCGGCAGGCTGCTGCGGCGAACTAG
- a CDS encoding YXWGXW repeat-containing protein: MLDLKHLAKQFPARTYILGAAIGLVGLAGLTAATGCKGNPNPATTADNSGPDPAATNEATVDPNQTAPQQQYTQPATTNYAPATPRTRVLSQRQTNEAQQQAQDYQQQPQQQYQQPQQQYQAPNPDNYVPPAQNDQYAQQNDQSYQSGDENFDQTIDSYAEQPPPPLPVYQQPPAPYPNYLWTPGYWAWAPVGYYWVPGAWCAPPYSGALWTPGYWGFYGGRYGFHRGSWGLHIGFYGGINYGFGYIGHGYEGGYWNGNNFYYNRAVSNVNVTNIHNVYVRNVTVNNTTINNTTIINNNRVSYNGGRGGIQARPAAFEVAAMRQQRTPPMAAQVQLHQQAAQNRGNFYSANQGRPATVVAQRPLAADRGIVAPPRNIQQQQVNRPGTTAGGFNNQQLQQQQLQQRNQQQQIQQRNEQQLQLQQKNQQELQQRNQQQLQQRNEQQQLQQKNQQEQQQRNQQLQQQQLQQRNEQQLQQWNQQQQQVQQRNEQQQQQQKNQQEQQQRNQQLQQQQHQQQIQQQQHQQQVQQQQRQQQVQQQQRQQQVQQQQHQQQVQQQQRQQQQKVEQQQKAPQPRPQEARPTEKPEEKPR, translated from the coding sequence ATGCTCGACCTTAAACATCTCGCAAAACAATTTCCCGCACGCACCTACATTCTCGGTGCTGCCATAGGGCTCGTAGGACTTGCAGGACTAACCGCAGCCACAGGCTGCAAGGGCAACCCCAACCCGGCAACCACGGCCGATAACTCAGGCCCCGATCCAGCCGCCACCAACGAAGCCACCGTAGACCCCAATCAGACTGCTCCACAGCAGCAGTACACCCAGCCAGCGACTACAAACTACGCACCGGCCACACCACGCACACGCGTCCTCAGCCAGCGCCAAACCAACGAAGCCCAGCAGCAGGCCCAGGACTATCAGCAGCAACCGCAACAGCAGTATCAGCAGCCGCAACAGCAGTATCAAGCTCCCAACCCTGACAACTATGTCCCGCCCGCCCAGAACGATCAATACGCCCAGCAGAACGACCAGAGCTATCAGTCAGGCGACGAAAACTTCGATCAGACCATCGACTCCTACGCCGAACAGCCCCCGCCGCCACTCCCCGTCTATCAGCAACCACCCGCTCCCTACCCCAACTATCTCTGGACCCCCGGCTACTGGGCCTGGGCGCCCGTTGGCTACTACTGGGTCCCCGGAGCCTGGTGCGCCCCCCCTTACAGTGGTGCCCTCTGGACCCCCGGCTACTGGGGCTTCTATGGTGGACGCTACGGCTTCCACCGCGGCTCCTGGGGCCTGCACATCGGCTTCTACGGCGGCATCAACTACGGCTTCGGTTACATTGGCCACGGCTATGAGGGCGGCTACTGGAACGGCAACAACTTCTACTACAACCGCGCCGTCAGCAACGTCAACGTCACCAACATCCACAACGTCTACGTCCGCAACGTAACCGTCAACAACACGACGATCAATAACACAACCATCATCAATAACAACCGCGTCAGCTACAACGGCGGTCGCGGCGGTATCCAGGCACGACCCGCTGCGTTTGAAGTCGCAGCCATGCGCCAGCAGCGCACGCCCCCCATGGCCGCACAGGTCCAGCTCCACCAACAGGCCGCACAGAACCGCGGAAACTTCTACAGCGCAAACCAGGGACGCCCGGCAACCGTCGTCGCCCAGCGCCCACTCGCCGCCGACCGCGGCATAGTCGCTCCCCCACGCAACATCCAACAGCAGCAGGTAAATCGTCCCGGCACAACCGCCGGAGGCTTCAACAACCAGCAGCTACAGCAGCAGCAGCTTCAACAGAGAAATCAGCAGCAACAGATTCAGCAGCGCAACGAGCAGCAACTACAGCTCCAGCAGAAAAACCAGCAAGAGCTGCAACAGCGCAATCAGCAGCAGCTACAACAGCGCAACGAACAACAGCAGCTACAGCAGAAAAATCAGCAGGAGCAGCAACAGCGGAATCAGCAGTTGCAGCAACAGCAGCTCCAACAGAGAAACGAGCAGCAGTTACAGCAATGGAACCAGCAGCAGCAGCAGGTTCAGCAGCGCAACGAGCAGCAGCAACAACAGCAAAAAAACCAGCAAGAGCAGCAACAACGGAATCAGCAGCTACAACAACAGCAACATCAGCAACAAATACAACAGCAGCAACACCAACAACAGGTGCAGCAACAACAACGCCAACAACAGGTGCAGCAACAACAGCGCCAACAGCAGGTACAACAGCAGCAACATCAACAACAGGTGCAGCAACAACAGCGTCAACAGCAGCAAAAGGTTGAGCAGCAGCAAAAGGCTCCTCAACCACGCCCCCAGGAAGCCCGTCCAACGGAGAAGCCCGAAGAGAAGCCCCGCTAA
- a CDS encoding metal-dependent transcriptional regulator — translation MPKTKVKSKAKPSRSSEASKAGSEAVDDYLKTIFQLSGREERQVASTEIAVQLAISGASATNMLQKLAATEPPMVLYRKHHGVKLARAGRKRALEIIRHHRLLETFLHQVLDYPWDEVHQEAERLEHFISERFEERIAAKLGHPEFDPHGHAIPALDGSLPGQDLQSLAQLGPGQSAKVVSVSDKDPAMLRYLAAQGIRPGVRLTLGEQLPFKGSWQIRIGRSTTPTLLSDSLAAAILVART, via the coding sequence ATGCCCAAGACAAAAGTGAAATCGAAGGCGAAACCTTCACGATCCTCCGAAGCCAGCAAAGCAGGCAGCGAAGCAGTAGACGACTACCTCAAGACCATCTTCCAGCTCAGCGGACGCGAAGAACGCCAGGTCGCCAGCACCGAGATCGCCGTCCAGCTCGCCATCAGCGGAGCCTCCGCCACCAACATGCTCCAGAAGCTCGCCGCCACCGAGCCGCCCATGGTTCTCTATCGCAAACACCACGGCGTCAAGCTCGCCCGCGCAGGCCGCAAGCGCGCCCTCGAGATCATCCGCCACCATCGCCTCCTCGAAACCTTCCTCCACCAGGTCCTCGACTACCCCTGGGACGAGGTCCACCAGGAGGCCGAGCGCCTCGAGCACTTCATCTCCGAGCGCTTCGAAGAGCGCATCGCCGCCAAGCTCGGCCACCCCGAGTTCGACCCCCACGGCCACGCCATCCCCGCCCTCGACGGCTCCCTCCCCGGCCAGGACCTGCAATCCCTCGCCCAGCTCGGCCCCGGCCAGTCCGCCAAAGTCGTCAGCGTCTCCGACAAAGACCCCGCCATGCTCCGCTACCTCGCCGCGCAGGGCATCCGCCCCGGCGTCCGCCTCACCCTCGGCGAGCAGCTCCCCTTCAAAGGCTCCTGGCAGATCCGCATCGGCCGCTCCACCACCCCCACCCTCCTCAGCGACTCCCTCGCCGCCGCCATCCTCGTCGCCCGCACCTGA
- a CDS encoding PIN domain-containing protein, translating into MFHFIDTSALVKLFIDEQGSEKMLRFANVEDDRSKVVSALAQIEARSAICRLRQGRFISPDEAVMALETLAGEIRRILEQPVNPPVLDAASALIDRHDLRALDAVQLGSAIVSRELLAATDMRFIASDKALLEAARKEGFDVWDPGDE; encoded by the coding sequence ATCTTTCATTTCATCGATACGAGTGCGTTAGTAAAACTGTTTATCGACGAGCAAGGCAGTGAGAAGATGCTTCGTTTCGCCAATGTGGAGGACGATAGAAGTAAAGTCGTCTCCGCACTTGCGCAGATCGAAGCCCGTTCAGCTATATGCAGGCTTCGTCAGGGGAGATTTATCTCCCCTGACGAAGCTGTGATGGCACTTGAAACGCTCGCAGGCGAGATAAGACGGATCCTCGAGCAACCGGTAAATCCTCCAGTGCTTGATGCGGCGAGCGCCTTGATTGATCGTCATGATCTGCGGGCGCTGGACGCTGTGCAGCTTGGGAGCGCTATCGTCTCACGCGAACTCCTTGCGGCTACAGATATGCGCTTTATAGCCTCTGATAAAGCTCTTCTGGAAGCAGCACGGAAGGAAGGATTCGATGTCTGGGATCCGGGGGACGAATAG
- a CDS encoding Nramp family divalent metal transporter: protein MAKYLVSEPEVQVGSWRKQLWSYFGPAFVASVAYIDPGNFATNIAGGSQFGYRLLWVLLWSNAMAILVQYLSAKLGIVTGLTLPQNCRKHFSRPMTLFLWGCAEIAAIATDLAEFLGAALGLYLLCGPALLAHGWTRTETLLASAVVSAGAVFLILALDLAGYRWLEGGIMVFVGVIGLCYGFEVLLVHPDWRLAAFHTLVPTLDTSSAGNFHDSIYLAVSMLGATVMPHVIYLHSALVQPRLKGMAAEGMTAVVVSPLPRVESLSDGLRRQYLRFELVDVFVAMNGAWLINSAMIVMAAVAFTHLGAPVTDVEQAYRTLGPLLGPAAATVFAVALLCSGLSSSTVGVMAGQVIIEGFLDIKFSIFLRRLITIIPAIVVIAVGLDPLKILILSQVVLSFTLPFALVPLLILSNRHGVMGSFVSGVGTKVAGWVTVGIIVALNVVLLGQLMLGT, encoded by the coding sequence ATGGCTAAATATTTAGTTAGTGAGCCAGAGGTTCAGGTGGGGAGCTGGCGGAAGCAGCTATGGAGCTACTTCGGCCCGGCGTTTGTGGCGTCGGTTGCGTATATCGATCCGGGTAATTTCGCGACGAATATCGCGGGTGGGTCGCAGTTTGGCTATCGGCTGCTGTGGGTGCTGTTGTGGTCGAACGCGATGGCGATCCTGGTGCAGTATCTTTCGGCGAAGCTGGGGATTGTGACGGGGCTGACGCTACCGCAGAATTGCAGGAAGCATTTTTCGCGGCCGATGACGTTGTTTCTGTGGGGGTGCGCGGAGATTGCGGCGATTGCGACGGACCTGGCAGAGTTTCTGGGAGCGGCGCTGGGGTTGTATTTGCTGTGTGGGCCGGCGCTGCTGGCGCATGGATGGACGCGGACGGAGACGCTGCTGGCGTCAGCGGTGGTGTCTGCGGGGGCGGTGTTTTTGATTCTTGCGCTGGACCTTGCGGGGTATCGCTGGCTCGAGGGCGGAATCATGGTGTTCGTGGGCGTGATCGGGCTTTGCTATGGGTTCGAGGTGCTGCTGGTGCATCCGGATTGGCGGCTGGCGGCGTTCCATACGCTGGTGCCGACGCTGGATACGAGTAGCGCGGGGAACTTTCACGACAGCATTTATCTGGCGGTGTCGATGCTGGGGGCGACGGTGATGCCGCATGTGATCTATCTGCATTCGGCGCTGGTGCAGCCGCGGTTGAAGGGGATGGCGGCTGAGGGAATGACGGCGGTGGTGGTGTCTCCGCTGCCTCGCGTGGAGTCGTTGAGCGATGGGTTGCGGCGGCAGTATCTGCGGTTCGAGCTGGTGGATGTGTTTGTCGCGATGAATGGGGCTTGGCTGATTAATTCGGCGATGATCGTGATGGCTGCGGTGGCGTTTACGCATCTGGGCGCTCCGGTGACGGATGTGGAGCAGGCTTATCGGACGCTGGGGCCGTTGCTGGGACCGGCTGCGGCGACGGTGTTTGCGGTGGCGCTGCTGTGCTCGGGGCTGTCGTCGTCGACGGTGGGGGTGATGGCGGGACAGGTGATTATCGAAGGATTTCTCGATATCAAATTTTCGATCTTTCTGCGGCGGCTGATTACGATTATTCCGGCGATCGTGGTGATTGCGGTGGGGCTTGATCCGCTGAAGATTTTGATCCTGTCACAGGTGGTGCTGAGTTTCACGCTGCCGTTTGCGCTGGTGCCGCTGCTGATTTTGAGCAACAGGCATGGGGTGATGGGGAGCTTTGTCAGCGGGGTGGGGACGAAGGTTGCCGGGTGGGTTACGGTGGGGATTATCGTGGCGCTGAATGTGGTGCTGCTGGGGCAATTGATGTTGGGGACGTAG
- a CDS encoding aconitate hydratase encodes MPSTHLDSFKSKSTLTSGSTTYTLFRLKALAEQGVALTRLPFSLRVLLENLLRHEDGRTVTADDIKFLAAWDPKAEPSREIAYMPARVLMQDFTGVPAIVDLAAMRDAMRALGGDPEKINPLQPAELVIDHSVQVDEFGTKHSYDLNAALEFKRNRERYAFLKWGQTAFDNFSAVPPGMGICHQVNLEYLARVVFTTSPERSLDAVAVEGHKASVEETHAFAYPDTLVGTDSHTTMVNGLGVLGWGVGGIEAEAAMLGQPVSMLIPQVVGFKLTGKLKEGTTATDLVLTVTEMLRKLGVVGKFVEFYGPGISELPLADRATIANMAPEYGATCGIFPVDAETLRYLRLTGRTEEQIALVEAYYREQGMFHTADAAEAVYSATISLDLATVEPSVAGPKRPQDRVLLSGAAESFAQQLPALLGPNGNKGEVRQVVRWEGEGGHAMPNGTGAAVAEGESVAVATLTETESLEVQPTSIKGRFGVDPEPYLNHGSIVIAAITSCTNTSNPYVMVAAGLLAKKAVEKGLRTPPWVKTSLAPGSRVVTDYYNKAGLSQYLDALRFQTVGYGCTTCIGNSGPLPTDVSKAIEDHGLVAVSVLSGNRNFEGRISPEVRANYLMSPPLVVAYALAGTIHHNFATEAIGRGTGGEAVFLKDIWPMQKEVSETVASCIDSEMFRTQYATVSDGDANWQHLKFPEGDTYGWEPDSTYIRKAPYFDGMTAVPAPIEDIKAARALAVLGDSVTTDHISPAGSIKKNGPAGQYLMEHGVAPVDFNSYGSRRGNHEVMVRGTFANVRLRNKMAPGTEGGVTRLLPDLTEMSIYDASVIYAERGTPLCILAGKEYGSGSSRDWAAKGPRLLGIKFVIAESYERIHRSNLVGMGILPFQFEPGESAESLGLTGEEIFHVGDEPGQLQAMLDSKFANGRNLTIVAESELGVTKSFPATLRIDTPQEILYYQHGGILQYVLRQLAGKV; translated from the coding sequence ATGCCTTCCACGCACCTCGATTCTTTTAAAAGCAAGTCCACCCTTACCAGCGGTTCCACGACGTATACGCTCTTTCGCCTGAAGGCGCTGGCGGAGCAGGGCGTTGCGCTGACGCGGCTGCCGTTCTCGCTGCGCGTGCTGCTTGAGAACCTGCTGCGGCATGAGGATGGCCGGACGGTGACGGCGGACGATATCAAATTTCTGGCGGCGTGGGACCCGAAGGCGGAGCCTTCGCGGGAGATCGCGTATATGCCGGCGCGGGTGTTGATGCAGGACTTTACCGGGGTTCCGGCGATTGTGGATCTGGCTGCGATGCGGGATGCGATGCGGGCGCTGGGTGGCGATCCGGAGAAGATTAATCCGCTGCAACCGGCGGAGCTGGTGATTGATCACTCGGTGCAGGTGGATGAGTTTGGGACGAAGCACTCGTATGACCTGAATGCGGCGCTGGAGTTTAAGCGGAACCGGGAGCGGTATGCGTTTTTGAAGTGGGGGCAGACGGCGTTCGATAACTTCTCCGCTGTGCCGCCGGGGATGGGGATCTGTCATCAGGTGAATCTGGAGTATCTGGCGCGGGTGGTGTTTACGACTTCGCCGGAGCGGAGTCTTGATGCTGTCGCGGTTGAAGGGCACAAGGCCAGCGTGGAAGAGACGCATGCGTTTGCGTATCCCGATACGCTGGTCGGGACGGACTCGCATACGACGATGGTGAATGGGTTGGGCGTGCTGGGTTGGGGTGTGGGTGGCATTGAGGCCGAGGCGGCGATGCTGGGGCAGCCGGTGTCGATGCTGATCCCGCAGGTGGTTGGGTTCAAACTGACGGGCAAGCTGAAGGAGGGGACGACTGCGACGGACCTTGTGTTGACGGTGACGGAGATGTTGCGGAAGCTGGGCGTGGTCGGCAAGTTTGTGGAGTTTTATGGGCCGGGGATCAGCGAGCTGCCGCTGGCGGATCGGGCGACGATTGCGAATATGGCTCCGGAGTATGGGGCGACGTGCGGGATCTTCCCGGTGGATGCGGAGACGCTGCGCTATCTGCGGTTGACGGGGCGGACAGAGGAACAGATTGCGCTGGTGGAGGCGTACTACCGCGAGCAGGGAATGTTCCATACGGCGGATGCGGCTGAGGCGGTGTATTCGGCGACGATCTCGCTGGATCTGGCGACGGTGGAGCCGAGTGTGGCGGGGCCGAAGCGTCCGCAGGATCGGGTGCTGCTGTCGGGTGCGGCGGAGAGCTTTGCGCAGCAGCTTCCGGCGTTGCTGGGGCCGAATGGGAATAAGGGAGAGGTTCGGCAGGTAGTTCGGTGGGAGGGTGAGGGTGGCCATGCGATGCCGAATGGCACGGGTGCGGCTGTCGCTGAGGGTGAGAGTGTAGCGGTTGCGACGCTGACGGAGACGGAGTCGCTGGAGGTGCAGCCGACCTCGATCAAGGGACGGTTTGGGGTCGATCCGGAGCCGTACCTGAATCATGGGTCGATTGTGATTGCGGCGATTACGAGCTGCACGAATACATCGAATCCGTATGTGATGGTGGCGGCTGGGTTGCTGGCGAAGAAGGCTGTGGAGAAGGGGCTGCGGACGCCGCCGTGGGTGAAGACTTCGCTGGCTCCGGGGTCGCGTGTGGTGACGGATTACTACAACAAGGCGGGGCTGTCGCAGTATCTCGATGCGCTGCGTTTCCAGACGGTTGGCTATGGATGTACGACGTGCATTGGGAACTCGGGGCCGCTGCCGACGGATGTATCGAAGGCGATTGAGGACCATGGTCTGGTGGCGGTGTCGGTGCTGTCGGGAAACCGGAACTTCGAGGGGCGCATTTCTCCGGAGGTGCGGGCGAATTATCTGATGAGTCCGCCGCTCGTGGTTGCATACGCTTTGGCAGGAACGATCCATCACAACTTTGCGACGGAGGCGATTGGCCGGGGCACGGGCGGTGAGGCAGTGTTCCTGAAGGACATCTGGCCGATGCAGAAGGAGGTTTCGGAGACGGTGGCGAGCTGCATCGATTCGGAGATGTTCCGGACGCAGTATGCGACGGTGTCGGATGGGGATGCGAACTGGCAGCACCTGAAGTTTCCAGAGGGCGATACGTATGGGTGGGAGCCGGATTCGACGTACATTCGCAAGGCTCCTTACTTCGATGGGATGACGGCGGTGCCTGCTCCGATTGAGGACATCAAGGCGGCGCGGGCGCTGGCGGTGCTGGGCGACTCGGTGACGACGGACCATATTTCGCCGGCGGGGTCGATCAAGAAGAATGGACCGGCGGGGCAGTACCTGATGGAGCATGGGGTTGCTCCAGTGGACTTCAACAGCTATGGGTCGCGGCGCGGCAACCATGAGGTGATGGTGCGCGGGACATTCGCGAATGTGCGGCTGCGAAACAAGATGGCTCCGGGGACGGAGGGCGGCGTGACGCGGCTGCTGCCGGATCTGACGGAGATGTCGATCTACGATGCTTCGGTTATCTATGCTGAGCGCGGGACGCCGCTGTGCATTCTTGCGGGTAAGGAGTATGGGTCGGGGTCGTCGCGCGACTGGGCGGCGAAGGGGCCGCGGCTGCTGGGGATCAAGTTTGTGATCGCGGAGAGCTATGAGCGGATTCATCGGTCGAACCTGGTGGGGATGGGGATTCTGCCGTTCCAGTTTGAGCCGGGAGAGAGCGCGGAGTCGCTGGGGCTGACGGGCGAGGAGATCTTCCATGTTGGGGATGAGCCGGGGCAGTTGCAGGCGATGCTCGACAGCAAGTTTGCGAATGGGCGCAACCTGACGATTGTGGCGGAGTCGGAGCTGGGCGTGACGAAGAGCTTTCCGGCGACGCTGCGGATCGATACGCCGCAGGAGATTTTGTACTATCAGCATGGTGGGATCTTGCAGTATGTGCTGCGGCAGTTGGCGGGAAAGGTTTAG
- a CDS encoding oxidoreductase encodes MSPWTLANIPTQQGRRALITGANSGIGYYAALELARKGAHILFASRDRTRGEAALARLRAEAPNASAELVTLDLASLQSVHNFAAQQLEQGLPLDLLINNAGVMAPPQRLVTADGFELQFGTNVLGHFALTALLLPLIQKAAGTPRIVTIASIAHKRGRIDFDDLQATRSYAPMRSYQQSKLANLMLAFELDRRLRAAHSPILSIAAHPGVANTNLFHKGDFSSIERAARRAVGSLIDSFLNSEASGALPTLYAATAPEAVSGGYYGPQGFQEMRGGDVGPAKISPQALDQAAQQRLWLFCEQLTGTTLL; translated from the coding sequence ATGAGCCCCTGGACCCTAGCCAACATCCCCACCCAGCAAGGCCGCCGAGCTCTCATCACCGGAGCCAACAGCGGCATCGGCTACTACGCCGCATTGGAGCTCGCCCGCAAAGGCGCTCACATCCTCTTCGCCAGCCGCGACCGCACCCGCGGAGAAGCCGCTCTCGCCCGCCTCCGCGCCGAGGCCCCCAACGCCTCCGCCGAGCTCGTCACCCTCGACCTCGCCTCCCTCCAATCCGTCCACAACTTCGCCGCTCAACAGCTCGAGCAAGGCCTTCCCCTCGATCTCCTCATCAACAACGCAGGCGTCATGGCCCCACCCCAGCGCCTCGTGACCGCCGACGGCTTCGAGCTCCAGTTCGGCACCAACGTCCTCGGCCACTTCGCCCTCACCGCGCTGCTCCTTCCGCTCATTCAAAAGGCCGCAGGAACACCCCGCATCGTCACCATCGCCTCCATCGCCCACAAGCGCGGACGCATCGACTTCGACGACCTCCAGGCCACCCGCAGCTACGCTCCCATGCGCTCCTATCAGCAGTCCAAGCTAGCCAACCTCATGCTCGCCTTCGAGCTCGATCGCCGCCTCCGCGCCGCGCACTCCCCCATCCTCAGCATCGCCGCCCACCCCGGCGTCGCCAACACCAACCTCTTTCACAAAGGAGATTTCTCCTCCATAGAAAGAGCCGCCCGCAGAGCAGTCGGCAGCCTGATCGATTCCTTCCTGAACTCCGAAGCCTCAGGAGCCCTGCCCACCCTCTACGCTGCCACCGCCCCCGAAGCCGTCAGCGGCGGCTACTACGGCCCGCAAGGCTTCCAAGAGATGCGTGGCGGCGACGTAGGCCCCGCAAAAATCAGCCCGCAAGCCCTCGACCAAGCCGCCCAGCAGCGCCTCTGGCTCTTCTGCGAACAGCTCACCGGAACCACACTTCTCTAA